In Candidatus Promineifilum breve, one genomic interval encodes:
- a CDS encoding pentapeptide repeat-containing protein translates to MAGNQKGLSIQVIVGILLVLALFLGWLGYQPGTLLNEYARGLGLTLLGVALVVYLTDSLGHRREQQLMTYLEDQRKAQEDAQLAREGQLAKTQLIREIASGDAGLATRAIRELDSKGWLTDGTLANTHLASANLKGANLGWVNLSGAFLSRINLQGADVSYGNFSGANMSDALLGRANLDLADMTETDLRGADISLGSLNETNLTGAALEGAILSGAAMVEANLTKAQGERVALNGANLERANLVEANLAYANMERATLIGANLGWANLGKVNLEKANLSEANLSGANLDDARLHGANLSGAFLFGARVSLKALSTAKTLANATMPDGTKYEDWIRRQSGEYVAPTPAAPPAPISSATYGVAESPLDYVPTAEEIF, encoded by the coding sequence ATGGCCGGTAATCAAAAAGGCTTGAGTATTCAGGTAATCGTTGGCATTTTGTTGGTATTGGCCCTGTTCCTGGGGTGGTTGGGCTATCAGCCGGGCACGCTGCTCAACGAGTATGCCCGCGGGTTGGGCCTGACGTTGCTGGGCGTGGCGCTGGTGGTCTATCTGACCGATTCACTCGGCCACCGCCGCGAACAACAACTGATGACCTATCTGGAGGACCAGCGCAAGGCCCAGGAAGACGCGCAACTGGCCCGTGAAGGCCAACTGGCCAAGACGCAGTTGATCCGCGAGATCGCCAGTGGTGATGCCGGTCTGGCAACGCGGGCCATCCGCGAACTGGACAGCAAGGGCTGGCTGACCGATGGCACGTTGGCCAATACCCATCTGGCCTCGGCCAATCTGAAAGGGGCCAATCTGGGCTGGGTTAATTTGAGCGGCGCCTTCCTGAGCCGCATCAATCTACAGGGAGCCGACGTGAGCTACGGCAATTTCAGCGGCGCCAACATGAGCGACGCGCTGCTGGGTCGCGCCAATCTGGACCTGGCCGACATGACCGAAACCGATTTGCGCGGTGCCGACATCAGCCTCGGCTCGCTGAATGAGACCAACCTGACCGGCGCGGCGCTGGAAGGGGCGATCCTGAGCGGCGCGGCGATGGTCGAGGCCAATCTGACCAAGGCCCAGGGCGAGCGCGTGGCGCTGAACGGCGCAAATCTGGAGCGCGCCAACCTGGTCGAGGCCAATCTGGCCTATGCCAATATGGAGCGGGCCACGCTGATCGGCGCCAACCTCGGCTGGGCCAATCTGGGCAAGGTCAATCTGGAGAAGGCCAATTTGTCGGAGGCCAATCTGAGCGGGGCCAATCTGGACGATGCCCGGCTGCACGGCGCGAATCTGTCCGGCGCGTTCCTCTTCGGCGCGCGCGTCTCGCTCAAGGCGCTCTCGACGGCCAAGACGCTGGCCAACGCCACGATGCCCGACGGCACCAAGTATGAGGACTGGATTCGCCGCCAGTCGGGCGAATACGTCGCCCCGACGCCGGCCGCGCCTCCGGCTCCCATCAGTTCGGCCACCTACGGCGTGGCCGAGTCGCCGCTGGATTACGTGCCGACGGCCGAAGAAATCTTCTAA
- a CDS encoding cysteine desulfurase-like protein produces the protein MIFDPERLRAQFPALQRIIDGRPAVYLDGPGGTQAPEQVIAAMSDYLRHGSSNLGGPFATSREADAAADAARDALRDLLNARRSEEIVFGQNMTSLTFAMSRAIAREWRAGDEIIVTRIDHDANIAPWLRAAEDRGVTVRWLDFRPEDCTLALDTLPGLLNERTRLVAVNYASNAVGTISDVGRVAALAHAVGALVYVDAVHYAPHDVIDVQALDCDFLACSVYKFFGPHTGVLYGKYEHLDRLTAYKVRPASDEPPGKWETGTQSFESLSGVTAAVEYLASIGGNTGSRRERLARAMRAIKEYEATLSRRFLEEAARTPGLRVYGITDVEEVERRTPTFAISLAGHTPEAVATYLGERGIFVWHGHYYAVAVMERLGVLDSGGLVRVGFAHYNTVEELARLFATLRELGPVQR, from the coding sequence ATGATATTCGACCCTGAACGCCTGCGCGCCCAGTTCCCCGCCCTACAACGCATCATCGACGGCCGGCCGGCGGTCTACCTCGATGGGCCGGGCGGCACACAAGCGCCCGAACAAGTCATTGCCGCCATGAGCGACTATCTGCGCCACGGCAGCAGCAACCTGGGCGGCCCCTTCGCCACCAGCCGCGAGGCCGACGCCGCGGCCGACGCCGCCCGCGACGCCCTGCGCGACCTGCTCAACGCCCGCCGCTCAGAGGAGATCGTCTTCGGCCAGAATATGACCAGCCTGACCTTCGCCATGAGCCGGGCCATCGCCCGCGAGTGGCGCGCGGGGGACGAGATCATCGTCACGCGCATCGACCACGACGCCAATATCGCCCCCTGGCTGCGAGCGGCCGAGGATCGCGGCGTCACGGTGCGCTGGCTCGACTTCCGCCCGGAAGATTGCACGCTGGCCCTCGACACGCTGCCTGGCCTGCTGAACGAACGCACGCGGCTGGTGGCGGTCAATTACGCCTCGAACGCCGTGGGCACGATCAGCGACGTGGGCCGGGTGGCGGCGCTGGCCCATGCCGTTGGCGCGCTGGTCTACGTCGATGCCGTCCATTATGCCCCCCATGACGTCATCGACGTGCAGGCGCTCGATTGCGATTTCCTGGCCTGCTCGGTCTACAAATTCTTTGGGCCGCACACAGGCGTACTCTACGGCAAGTATGAGCACCTTGACCGGCTGACGGCCTACAAGGTACGGCCCGCATCCGACGAGCCGCCGGGCAAATGGGAGACGGGCACACAGAGCTTCGAGAGCCTGAGCGGGGTGACGGCGGCGGTGGAATATCTGGCAAGCATTGGCGGCAATACCGGCTCGCGGCGTGAGCGGCTGGCGCGGGCCATGCGAGCCATCAAGGAATACGAGGCCACCCTGAGCCGTCGCTTTCTGGAGGAGGCGGCGCGGACGCCCGGCCTGCGGGTCTATGGCATCACCGACGTGGAAGAAGTGGAGCGGCGCACGCCGACGTTTGCCATCAGTCTGGCCGGGCACACGCCGGAAGCAGTAGCTACCTATTTAGGCGAGCGAGGCATTTTCGTCTGGCACGGCCACTATTACGCCGTGGCCGTCATGGAGCGGCTAGGCGTGCTGGACAGCGGCGGGCTGGTGCGCGTCGGCTTTGCCCATTACAACACGGTGGAAGAATTGGCACGGCTATTTGCCACCTTGCGCGAATTAGGCCCCGTCCAACGGTAA
- a CDS encoding acyl-CoA dehydrogenase family protein produces MSANGKDSINFCLNDEHQMIQKLARDFARNEIAPRAEHYDKTHEYPWPIIRKAQELGLTTMAVPEKYGGLGLSLFEESLVTEELAWGCSGISTAIGVNGLGVLPVMIAGSEEQKHEYGGRMANGELAAYCVTEPEAGSDVAGIKTTAVRDGDHFILNGSKTFITGATNAGFYSVLAYTKPDMRDDHRHRYKGMSFFVVHRDWAGVSVGKPFEKMGQHASDTAEVIFDNVRVPADHILGEEGTGFATSMKVFDKSRPSVAAGAVGVAQRALDEAIKYARDRVTMGHPIWQHQAIGHMLADMATQVEAARLLVWRAAWDYDRGDRNTSHAAMAKAFAADIAMKVTVDAVQVFGGYGYMSEYPVEKLMRDIKIYQIYEGTSQIQRNIIVRELFRGR; encoded by the coding sequence ATGAGCGCCAATGGCAAGGATTCGATCAACTTTTGTCTGAACGACGAGCACCAGATGATTCAAAAGCTGGCGCGCGATTTTGCCCGCAACGAGATCGCCCCGCGGGCGGAGCATTACGATAAGACCCACGAATACCCGTGGCCGATCATCCGCAAGGCGCAGGAGTTGGGCCTGACGACGATGGCCGTCCCCGAGAAGTATGGCGGCCTGGGCCTCAGCCTCTTTGAAGAGAGCCTGGTGACCGAGGAGTTGGCCTGGGGCTGTTCGGGCATCAGCACGGCCATCGGCGTGAACGGCCTGGGCGTCCTGCCGGTCATGATCGCCGGCAGCGAAGAGCAGAAGCACGAGTACGGCGGCCGCATGGCGAACGGCGAGTTGGCCGCCTACTGCGTCACCGAGCCGGAAGCGGGGTCGGACGTGGCCGGCATCAAGACGACGGCCGTGCGCGACGGCGACCACTTCATCCTCAACGGCAGCAAGACGTTCATCACCGGGGCGACCAACGCCGGCTTCTACTCCGTGCTGGCCTATACCAAACCCGACATGCGCGATGACCACCGCCACCGCTACAAGGGCATGAGCTTCTTCGTCGTCCACCGCGATTGGGCAGGCGTCAGTGTCGGCAAGCCGTTCGAGAAGATGGGCCAGCACGCCTCCGACACGGCCGAGGTCATCTTCGACAACGTGCGCGTGCCCGCCGACCATATTTTGGGCGAGGAAGGCACGGGCTTCGCCACGTCGATGAAGGTCTTCGACAAGAGCCGGCCGTCGGTGGCTGCCGGCGCGGTCGGCGTGGCCCAGCGCGCCCTGGACGAAGCCATCAAGTACGCCCGCGATCGCGTCACGATGGGCCATCCCATCTGGCAACACCAGGCCATCGGCCATATGCTCGCCGACATGGCGACGCAGGTCGAGGCGGCGCGGCTGCTGGTCTGGCGCGCGGCGTGGGATTACGACCGTGGTGATCGCAACACCAGCCACGCGGCCATGGCCAAGGCTTTCGCCGCCGACATCGCCATGAAGGTGACCGTCGACGCGGTGCAGGTCTTCGGCGGCTACGGCTATATGTCCGAGTATCCGGTCGAGAAGTTGATGCGCGACATCAAAATCTACCAGATTTACGAGGGCACGAGCCAGATCCAGCGCAACATCATCGTCCGCGAACTGTTCCGCGGCCGTTAG
- a CDS encoding nitroreductase family protein, with product MDVNVAIRARRSISKFMPEPVPPEALTRLLAAGIWAPNHHLTEPWRFIILGPQTRHGLAGRYAELRMEKAPAEAAERRARIREESERKFLAIPTIVAVAAHQEGDEQRRREDYAAVCCAIQNVQLAAWAEGVGVKWSTAPIIRDPLAYELLGVASASFELIALLYMGYPAEIPTRERKRPLDEVIRTTP from the coding sequence ATGGACGTGAATGTCGCGATTCGCGCCCGGCGATCCATCTCAAAATTCATGCCCGAACCCGTCCCGCCGGAGGCGTTGACCCGCCTCCTGGCGGCGGGTATCTGGGCCCCCAACCACCACCTGACCGAGCCGTGGCGCTTCATCATCCTGGGGCCACAGACGCGCCACGGCCTGGCCGGGCGCTACGCCGAACTGCGGATGGAGAAGGCCCCGGCCGAGGCCGCCGAGCGGCGCGCCCGCATCCGCGAGGAGAGCGAGCGCAAGTTCCTGGCGATTCCGACCATCGTCGCCGTGGCCGCGCACCAGGAGGGGGACGAGCAGCGCCGCCGCGAGGATTACGCCGCCGTCTGCTGCGCCATCCAGAACGTGCAACTGGCTGCCTGGGCCGAGGGGGTGGGGGTCAAGTGGAGCACCGCGCCGATCATCCGCGACCCGCTGGCCTACGAACTGCTCGGCGTCGCTTCAGCCAGCTTTGAGCTGATCGCCCTCCTCTACATGGGCTACCCGGCCGAAATCCCCACGCGCGAGCGCAAGCGGCCGCTCGACGAAGTGATTCGCACCACGCCCTAA
- a CDS encoding MerR family transcriptional regulator — protein MEPSNNETWLTLSEAAGLLDVHPTTLRRWANNGDIPVMVTPGGHRRFAASDLARFARERSALRNVNGFAGLWATKALARTRQDVSVHRHESWMAYFDEEGRSQTRLLGQQLMGLTLQYLSSESNEENSASILEEARRIGRLYARNCMARGLPLRMTLEASIFFRDSLIETALQLPETANIRPEANIRLLRRVNAILNAVHLAVADVYEHGGDVIPAVE, from the coding sequence ATGGAACCATCGAACAATGAAACGTGGCTGACGCTCAGCGAAGCGGCCGGACTGCTGGACGTTCACCCGACCACGCTGCGCCGCTGGGCCAATAACGGCGACATCCCGGTCATGGTGACGCCCGGCGGCCACCGGCGCTTTGCCGCGTCGGACCTGGCCCGCTTTGCCCGCGAGCGGAGCGCCTTGCGCAACGTCAACGGCTTCGCCGGATTGTGGGCTACCAAGGCCCTGGCCCGCACCCGGCAGGACGTCAGCGTCCATCGCCACGAAAGCTGGATGGCCTACTTCGATGAGGAAGGGCGCAGCCAGACGCGGCTGCTGGGCCAACAGTTGATGGGCCTGACCCTGCAATACCTCTCCAGCGAATCGAACGAGGAGAACAGCGCCTCGATTCTGGAAGAAGCGCGGCGCATCGGCCGCCTCTACGCCCGCAACTGCATGGCCCGCGGCCTGCCGTTGCGCATGACCCTGGAGGCGTCGATCTTCTTCCGCGACAGCCTGATCGAGACCGCCCTGCAATTGCCGGAGACGGCCAACATCCGCCCCGAGGCCAACATTCGCCTGTTGCGGCGGGTCAACGCTATCCTCAACGCCGTCCATTTGGCCGTGGCCGACGTTTACGAACATGGCGGCGACGTCATCCCCGCCGTCGAGTAG
- a CDS encoding metal-dependent transcriptional regulator, whose product MRHDSFNESTEMYLKTVSELAVADEPVAISALADRLGVSPVSATEMIHRLRDGGLIDHRPYKGISLTADGRQQADGVIRSHRLWERFLADQLALPWDQVHALACRLEHATDPQVVDALDRFLGYPATCPHGNPIPRSNNAAGVPSDHALAGIKPGCTVVISRIHPETDELLAYLAELGLVLGKRVTVQEYMPFHGPLVLLVDGDARYIGLEAAARVYVYPVEETV is encoded by the coding sequence ATGAGACACGATTCCTTTAACGAAAGCACCGAGATGTATCTCAAGACGGTCAGCGAGTTGGCCGTGGCCGATGAGCCGGTCGCCATCTCCGCCCTGGCCGACCGGCTGGGCGTGTCGCCCGTCTCGGCCACGGAGATGATCCACCGCCTGCGTGACGGCGGCCTGATCGACCACCGCCCGTACAAGGGCATTTCCCTGACCGCCGACGGCCGCCAACAGGCCGACGGCGTCATCCGCAGCCATCGCCTCTGGGAGCGTTTCCTGGCCGACCAATTGGCCCTGCCCTGGGATCAGGTGCACGCCCTGGCCTGTCGCCTGGAGCACGCCACCGACCCGCAAGTGGTGGACGCCCTCGACCGCTTCCTCGGCTACCCGGCCACCTGCCCCCACGGCAACCCCATCCCCCGCTCCAACAACGCGGCGGGTGTGCCGTCCGATCATGCTCTGGCCGGGATCAAGCCTGGGTGCACGGTCGTCATCAGTCGCATTCATCCCGAAACCGACGAACTCCTGGCCTATCTGGCCGAATTGGGGCTGGTGTTGGGCAAGCGCGTGACCGTGCAGGAATACATGCCATTTCACGGGCCGTTGGTTTTGTTGGTCGATGGCGACGCGCGCTACATAGGCCTGGAGGCGGCAGCACGGGTCTACGTTTACCCGGTGGAGGAAACGGTATGA
- a CDS encoding FeoA family protein, whose protein sequence is MSPQIWVPLMMLSLALGMAGAWLAARATRRPALPVDSRAADLLAAGLLPLVDCPRDCDACLRCLQVDRCVIHRLLEMGLTPGTAVRVVQDAGGPMLLSVRGSRVALGRDLAEKLWVEVGVELPATAREIPFPLPITTD, encoded by the coding sequence ATGAGTCCACAGATTTGGGTTCCATTGATGATGCTCAGCCTGGCGCTGGGCATGGCCGGGGCCTGGCTGGCGGCGCGGGCGACCCGGCGGCCCGCGCTGCCGGTCGATAGCCGCGCCGCCGATCTCTTGGCCGCCGGGCTGTTGCCGCTGGTCGATTGCCCGCGCGATTGCGACGCCTGTTTGCGTTGCCTGCAGGTTGACCGCTGTGTCATTCATCGCCTGCTGGAAATGGGTCTGACGCCGGGCACGGCGGTGCGCGTGGTGCAGGACGCCGGCGGGCCGATGTTGTTGTCCGTGCGCGGCTCACGCGTGGCCCTCGGCCGCGATCTGGCCGAAAAGCTGTGGGTCGAGGTCGGGGTTGAGTTACCAGCTACGGCCCGTGAAATCCCCTTTCCCCTGCCCATCACGACTGATTAA
- the feoB gene encoding ferrous iron transport protein B encodes MINTDINPLPPTLSIALAGNPNAGKSTLFNALTGARQHVGNWPGKTIEKKTGELHHDGRRLAITDLPGAYSLSAYTLEEVVARDFLLRERPDVVVAVADASNLERNLYLIVQLLELGLPTVVVLNMMDAAERQGLSIALDELSRALAAPVLPAVARREEGLDDVIATVCRVAADNAESFRLDYGPAIEAEIARLELLIAAHPTGREIGSPRWLAVRLLEGDSDAAQRLSGPAAEELHRAAAMGRARLAADLGDETDLLIADRRYTWIHDLAGRVINEDRPEAVSRSDRIDRIVTNRWLGIPIFLVAMWFVFKITTDLSAPWVDWLDGVLTGPISRWVVSILGLLGLSEGWFASLLVDGVLGGVGSVLAFIPVLLSLYFALAVLEDSGYMARGAFVMDRLMNRIGLHGRSFLPLMVGFGCSVPAIYATRTLSNRRDRVLTGLLVPFMSCSARLPVYVLFAAIFFPGAASLVILGLYLLGIAVAIVVGLLLQRTLLPATAAPGLVMELPPYRLPNARSIRYHMWLRTRAFLEHAASLILLTTLVIWLLTAIPWGGSGTFAQTPMAESVFGRVSTAAAPVLRPLGFGSWQSGGALLSGLVAKEVVVSTLGQIYGVESAADETGDTTFLGDLAEIVTSFGRAVADTLRALPGLIGINLQREEAEDTAGLAGAIRAGFDESSGGHATAAGLAFMVFVLLYTPCMAAIAAERHELGAGWSWFSLIGQLIIAWLMAFVVFRAGVWLGGI; translated from the coding sequence ATGATCAACACCGATATTAACCCGTTGCCGCCAACCCTGTCCATCGCCTTGGCCGGCAATCCCAACGCGGGCAAAAGTACCCTGTTCAATGCCCTGACCGGCGCGCGGCAGCACGTCGGCAATTGGCCGGGCAAAACCATCGAGAAGAAAACCGGCGAACTGCACCACGACGGCCGCCGCCTTGCTATCACCGACCTGCCGGGAGCCTATAGCCTCAGCGCCTACACGCTGGAAGAGGTCGTGGCCCGCGATTTCCTGCTGCGCGAGCGGCCCGACGTGGTGGTCGCCGTGGCTGACGCCTCTAATCTGGAGCGCAACCTGTACCTGATCGTCCAATTGCTTGAATTGGGGCTGCCGACCGTGGTCGTCCTGAACATGATGGACGCCGCCGAACGCCAGGGGCTGAGCATCGCCCTGGACGAACTGAGCCGCGCTCTGGCCGCGCCTGTCCTGCCCGCCGTGGCCCGGCGCGAAGAGGGGCTGGATGACGTGATCGCCACGGTCTGCCGGGTGGCCGCCGACAATGCCGAGTCGTTCCGGCTGGACTATGGCCCGGCGATCGAGGCGGAGATCGCCCGGTTGGAGCTGCTCATCGCCGCCCACCCCACCGGGCGCGAGATTGGTTCGCCGCGTTGGCTGGCCGTGCGCCTGTTGGAAGGCGATAGCGACGCCGCCCAACGCCTGAGCGGCCCGGCGGCCGAGGAGCTGCATCGCGCCGCCGCCATGGGCCGCGCCCGGCTGGCGGCCGACCTGGGCGATGAGACCGACCTGCTGATCGCCGACCGGCGCTATACCTGGATCCACGACCTGGCCGGCCGCGTGATCAATGAAGATCGCCCCGAAGCCGTCTCCCGCTCCGACCGCATCGACCGTATCGTCACGAACCGCTGGCTGGGCATCCCCATCTTTCTGGTGGCGATGTGGTTCGTCTTCAAGATCACGACCGACCTGTCGGCCCCCTGGGTCGATTGGCTGGATGGGGTGCTGACCGGGCCGATCAGTCGTTGGGTGGTGAGCATCCTGGGGCTGTTGGGGCTGAGCGAAGGCTGGTTCGCCTCGCTCCTGGTCGATGGCGTCCTGGGCGGCGTCGGCAGTGTGCTGGCCTTCATTCCGGTCTTGCTGTCGCTCTATTTCGCCCTGGCTGTGCTGGAAGATTCCGGCTACATGGCCCGCGGTGCATTCGTGATGGATCGCCTGATGAACCGCATCGGGCTACATGGCCGCAGCTTCCTGCCGCTCATGGTCGGCTTCGGCTGCTCGGTGCCGGCCATCTATGCCACGCGCACCCTGTCGAACCGGCGCGACCGCGTGCTGACCGGGCTGCTGGTGCCGTTTATGAGTTGCAGCGCCCGCCTGCCGGTCTACGTCCTCTTCGCGGCCATCTTCTTCCCCGGCGCGGCCAGCCTGGTCATCCTGGGCCTTTATCTGTTGGGTATTGCCGTAGCCATTGTGGTCGGGCTACTGTTGCAGCGCACGCTGTTGCCGGCGACGGCCGCCCCCGGGCTGGTCATGGAGTTGCCGCCCTACCGCCTGCCCAATGCCCGCAGCATCCGCTATCACATGTGGCTACGCACGCGGGCCTTTCTGGAACACGCCGCGTCGCTCATCCTGCTGACGACGCTGGTCATCTGGCTGCTGACGGCTATCCCCTGGGGCGGGTCGGGCACGTTTGCCCAGACGCCGATGGCCGAGAGCGTTTTCGGCCGCGTCTCCACCGCCGCCGCGCCCGTGCTGCGCCCGCTCGGTTTCGGCTCGTGGCAATCGGGCGGCGCGCTGCTCAGCGGCCTGGTAGCCAAGGAAGTCGTCGTCAGTACCCTGGGCCAAATCTACGGCGTGGAAAGCGCGGCCGACGAAACCGGCGACACGACGTTCCTGGGCGACCTGGCCGAGATCGTCACGTCGTTCGGCCGGGCCGTGGCCGACACGTTGCGCGCCTTGCCCGGCCTGATCGGCATCAATCTCCAGCGCGAGGAGGCCGAGGACACCGCCGGGCTGGCCGGGGCCATTCGCGCCGGCTTCGACGAATCCAGCGGCGGCCACGCCACGGCCGCCGGACTGGCCTTCATGGTCTTCGTCCTGCTCTACACGCCCTGCATGGCCGCCATCGCCGCCGAGCGCCACGAACTGGGCGCGGGCTGGTCGTGGTTCAGCCTGATCGGCCAATTGATCATCGCCTGGCTGATGGCCTTCGTCGTCTTTCGCGCCGGCGTCTGGTTGGGAGGCATCTAA
- a CDS encoding FeoC-like transcriptional regulator produces MLRQVLQTVEAAEGPITLSELSRRLNIAPGALAGMLEHWAQRGRLTVDGGSACACADGGGCGSCSGAAVCPFMARLPRSFVAVQTIERRDAMD; encoded by the coding sequence ATGTTGCGCCAGGTATTGCAAACTGTTGAGGCGGCCGAGGGGCCGATCACGCTGTCGGAATTGAGCCGCCGCCTGAACATCGCGCCCGGCGCGCTGGCGGGGATGCTGGAGCATTGGGCGCAACGGGGGCGGTTGACGGTCGATGGCGGCTCGGCCTGTGCCTGCGCCGATGGCGGCGGCTGCGGCTCCTGTTCCGGCGCGGCGGTCTGTCCGTTTATGGCCCGGCTGCCGCGCAGTTTTGTCGCCGTACAAACCATCGAGCGCCGGGACGCCATGGACTGA
- a CDS encoding YwiC-like family protein, with protein sequence MAQSLPPKTANPSTARPPSFRSVALPAEHGSWSLVTEPILLGLLVAPSWAGAALAVAAFALFLFNRPFKVYWADRRRGRTFARTLLARRFALIYGGVGLLLAAVAFGLAGPRPFAPVLVAAPLLLIFVFYDQRPGRFWQAELAAPVAFAAIVAAIALADGWGWPAALGLWGFMVARAVPAVLFIRARLRLDKGRAAGPGESLAAVIGAHALAVSGVAALVWAGWLPWLGIVATAMLLARAVWGLSPWRWRSSVIALGFLETGFGLLAVLIVALGYWLK encoded by the coding sequence ATGGCCCAATCACTGCCACCCAAGACCGCGAACCCATCGACCGCCCGGCCACCTTCATTCAGAAGCGTCGCCCTGCCGGCCGAGCACGGCAGTTGGAGCCTGGTGACCGAGCCGATCCTGCTCGGCCTGCTTGTCGCGCCGTCGTGGGCCGGGGCGGCGCTGGCCGTGGCCGCGTTTGCTCTCTTTTTGTTCAATCGCCCGTTCAAGGTCTATTGGGCCGATCGTCGCCGCGGCCGGACGTTCGCGCGCACGTTGCTGGCCCGGCGCTTTGCCCTGATCTATGGCGGTGTCGGCCTGTTATTGGCCGCCGTCGCGTTTGGTCTGGCCGGGCCGCGGCCGTTCGCGCCGGTCCTGGTGGCCGCGCCCTTGCTGCTCATCTTTGTGTTCTATGACCAGCGGCCGGGGCGCTTCTGGCAGGCGGAACTGGCCGCGCCGGTGGCCTTCGCCGCCATCGTGGCCGCCATTGCTCTGGCCGATGGCTGGGGCTGGCCGGCGGCGCTGGGGCTGTGGGGCTTCATGGTCGCCCGCGCCGTGCCCGCCGTGCTGTTCATCCGCGCCCGGCTGCGGCTGGACAAGGGGCGGGCGGCCGGGCCGGGCGAGAGTCTGGCGGCGGTCATCGGCGCTCACGCGCTGGCTGTTAGCGGCGTGGCGGCGCTGGTCTGGGCGGGGTGGTTGCCGTGGTTGGGCATCGTCGCCACGGCCATGCTGCTGGCCCGCGCCGTGTGGGGGCTGTCGCCGTGGCGCTGGCGCTCGTCGGTCATCGCCCTCGGTTTTCTGGAGACGGGTTTTGGCTTGCTGGCCGTGCTGATCGTAGCGCTGGGCTACTGGCTTAAGTAG
- the argH gene encoding argininosuccinate lyase, producing the protein MTKLWGGRFNEPTNALVHRFNASIGFDVRLYDEDITGSVAWAAALHDARLLSAAERDTLIDGLEQVRAEFAAGRFVILPDDEDIHSAVERRLTEIVGPVGGKLHTGRSRNDQVATDFRLWLMRACAHLDGQLADLQRALIVNAEGALNLPMPGYTHLQHAQPVTWGHWALAHFWPLARDRRRLDGARRAAAVSPLGAGALAGSAFPIDRERLAARLGFTAITPNSLDAVSDRDFAAEFLFATALLGVHLSRLAEQLILFSSAEFGFVRLADAYTTGSSIMPQKRNPDTLELTRGKSGRLIGHLTGFLATLKGLPSSYDKDLQEDKEPVFDAFDTLDMALPVMSGLIATLEIRPERLAAQLEAGLLATELADYLVRQGLPFREAHHLVGRAVRLSEEQSVALTDLTAGDLQAISPHFGADAADVLTVAAALAARALPGGTAPAALADQLAAAREAVDAATANYLSQ; encoded by the coding sequence ATGACCAAACTATGGGGCGGCCGGTTCAACGAGCCGACGAATGCCCTCGTGCACCGCTTCAACGCCAGCATCGGCTTTGACGTCCGCCTGTATGATGAGGACATCACCGGCAGCGTGGCCTGGGCTGCGGCCTTGCATGACGCCAGGCTCCTGAGCGCGGCCGAACGGGATACGCTCATCGACGGTCTGGAGCAGGTGCGCGCCGAATTCGCCGCCGGCCGCTTCGTCATTCTGCCGGACGACGAGGACATCCACTCGGCCGTCGAGCGCCGCCTGACAGAGATCGTCGGCCCGGTGGGCGGCAAACTCCACACCGGCCGCAGCCGCAACGATCAGGTGGCGACCGACTTCCGCCTGTGGCTGATGCGCGCCTGCGCCCATCTGGACGGGCAATTGGCCGATTTACAGCGCGCCCTGATCGTCAACGCCGAGGGCGCGCTAAACCTGCCCATGCCCGGCTACACTCACCTGCAACACGCCCAGCCGGTCACCTGGGGCCATTGGGCGCTGGCCCACTTCTGGCCGCTGGCCCGTGACCGGCGGCGGCTGGACGGGGCGCGGCGGGCGGCGGCCGTCTCGCCGTTGGGGGCCGGGGCGTTGGCCGGGTCAGCCTTCCCCATCGACCGCGAACGGCTGGCGGCGCGGCTGGGCTTCACAGCCATCACGCCCAACAGCCTCGATGCCGTCAGCGACCGTGACTTCGCCGCCGAGTTTCTCTTCGCCACGGCCTTGCTGGGCGTCCATCTGAGCCGGCTGGCCGAGCAGCTTATTCTGTTCAGCAGCGCCGAGTTCGGCTTCGTGCGCCTGGCCGACGCCTACACCACCGGCTCCAGCATCATGCCCCAGAAACGCAACCCCGACACGCTGGAATTGACGCGCGGCAAGAGCGGCCGGCTCATCGGCCATCTGACCGGCTTCCTGGCGACGTTGAAGGGCTTGCCGTCCAGCTACGACAAGGATTTGCAGGAGGACAAGGAGCCGGTCTTCGATGCTTTCGACACGCTGGATATGGCTCTGCCAGTGATGAGCGGCCTCATCGCGACGTTGGAGATTCGGCCGGAGCGTCTGGCCGCGCAACTGGAGGCCGGGCTGCTGGCGACGGAGTTGGCCGATTATCTGGTGCGCCAAGGGTTGCCGTTCCGCGAGGCCCATCATCTGGTGGGCCGGGCGGTGCGGCTGAGCGAAGAGCAGAGCGTGGCCCTGACCGATCTGACGGCCGGCGATCTACAGGCCATCAGCCCCCATTTCGGCGCGGACGCCGCCGACGTTCTGACCGTGGCCGCGGCGTTGGCCGCCCGCGCCCTGCCCGGCGGCACGGCTCCGGCGGCGCTGGCCGACCAGTTGGCGGCGGCGCGCGAGGCAGTGGACGCCGCGACCGCCAACTACTTAAGCCAGTAG